From the genome of Vicia villosa cultivar HV-30 ecotype Madison, WI linkage group LG2, Vvil1.0, whole genome shotgun sequence, one region includes:
- the LOC131654105 gene encoding receptor-like protein kinase, which translates to MKLHSSLLFFSSIFHFYTLSSSLNSDGLALLSFKTHWTSLPPLINSTWNPSHSTPCSWAGLKCNSFHRVISLNLSYLDINGQLGPEIANCTQLQHLDLSYNYFNGQIPQSFTNLHNLKYLDLSVNVLTTPFPHFLSQIPLLKVLDLSYNQLHGSISTTIANMTHLQELYLKYNNFSGSIPSSIGNCTQLQDLYLNDNQLEGVLPYSLNNLNQLLNFDVANNKLTGTIPLGSSGCGNLQFLDISFNDFGSEIPYSIGNYTALSKFAAVKSNLVGPIPSSIGLLTKLSILRLSENHLSGEIPSEIGNCKSLTELHLYSNRLDGKIPCELGKLSELRDLELFSNQLRGEIPLEIWKIRGLEYLFVYNNSLSGELPVEMTELKNLKNISLFNNMFSGVIPQSLGINSSLVQLDFVNNRFTGNLPPNLCYGRKLSVLNMGINQLQGRIPLDVGRCTTLRRVILKQNKFTGPLPEFERNTNLLYMEISNNEINGSIPSSLGNCTNLTDLMLSMNKLSGSIPPELGSLVNLRTLNLAHNDLEGPLPFQLANCTKMDKFDVGFNFLNGSLPSSLQKWTKLNTLVLNENRFSGGIPEFLSAFKDLSELQLGGNMFGGKIPNSVGTLQNLIYGLNLSSNGLIGDIPVEIGKLKSLLMMDLSRNNLTGSIQVLDDLPSLVEISISNNSFQGPVPKMLMKRFNYRLSSFSGNPGLCISCSPSSGFVCNESSYVKPCDNNNKPMSNKGLSKVAIVMIAIGSSIFVVLLLMGLVYIFGRKSKQQVHITDNGGPSSLLNKVMEATSNLSDRYIIGRGAHGVVYKALVNQDKAFAVKKLAFAASKGKNLSMVREIQTLGQIKHRNLVKLENFWLRHDYGLILYSYMPNGSLYDVLHEKKPAPSLEWNVRYKIAIGIAHGLTYLHYDCDPPIVHRDIKPSNILLDSDMVPHIADFGIAKLLDQSSTSNPSSSVPGTIGYIAPENAYTTVSSRECDVYSYGVVLLELITRKKVVDSSFPEGTDLVGWVRLLWSETGEINQIVDSSLANECLDTNIMENVAEVLMVALRCVENDPHKRPKMTDVTKQLSDSNPQKKKVRRASFVKDF; encoded by the exons ATGAAACTTcactcctctcttctcttcttttcttccatcttccatttctacactctttcttcttcactcaaCTCAGATGGCTTAGCACTTCTATCATTCAAAACCCACTGGACATCACTTCCACCTCTCATAAACTCAACATGGAACCCATCTCATTCCACACCATGTTCATGGGCTGGTCTCAAATGCAACTCTTTCCACCGTGTAATCTCTCTCAACCTTTCCTATCTTGATATCAACGGTCAACTAGGACCAGAAATTGCTAACTGCACACAACTTCAACACCTAGACCTTAGTTACAACTACTTCAATGGCCAAATACCTCAATCTTTCACTAACCTTCACAATCTCAAATACCTTGATCTTTCTGTTAATGTTCTCACAACTCCATTTCCTCATTTCTTGTCTCAAATCCCTCTCCTTAAAGTTCTTGATCTCTCTTATAACCAGCTTCACGGTTCCATTTCAACTACTATTGCCAACATGACTCATCTCCAAGAATTGTACCTCAAATATAACAACTTCTCTGGTTCAATTCCTTCCTCTATTGGGAACTGTACTCAGTTACAAGACTTGTATTTGAATGATAATCAGTTGGAGGGTGTTCTTCCTTACAGTCTCAACAATCTCAACCAACTTCTTAACTTTGATGTTGCCAACAATAAACTAACAGGTACTATTCCTTTGGGTTCTTCTGGTTGTGGAAATTTACAGTTTTTGGATATCTCATTCAATGATTTTGGTAGTGAAATTCCATATAGTATTGGTAATTATACTGCTTTATCAAAATTTGCTGCTGTGAAATCTAACTTGGTTGGACCTATTCCATCTTCCATTGGTCTGCTAACCAAGCTTTCGATTCTTCGCCTTTCGGAGAATCATTTGTCTGGAGAAATACCTTCTGAAATAGGCAACTGTAAGTCTTTGACTGAATTGCATTTGTATTCCAACCGACTCGATGGAAAGATTCCGTGTGAATTGGGAAAACTCAGTGAATTAAGAGACCTTGAACTGTTTTCTAATCAATTGAGAGGCGAAATTCCGCTCGAGATATGGAAGATTCGAGGTCTCGAGTATCTGTTTGTGTATAATAATAGCCTTTCTGGTGAACTTCCTGTGGAGATGACAGAGCTCAAGAACCTTAAGAACATTTCATTGTTTAACAACATGTTCTCTGGAGTCATACCTCAAAGCTTGGGAATTAACAGCAGTTTGGTGCAGTTGGACTTTGTGAATAATAGGTTCACTGGGAACCTTCCACCAAATCTTTGTTATGGAAGAAAGTTGAGTGTTTTGAATATGGGAATCAATCAGCTTCAAGGTAGAATACCTCTTGATGTTGGAAGATGCACAACTCTAAGAAGGGTCATTCTTAAACAAAACAAATTTACCGGGCCTCTCCCGGAGTTTGAAAGGAATACCAATCTGTTATACATGGAGATCAGCAACAATGAAATCAACGGATCAATTCCGTCGAGCTTGGGAAACTGCACGAATCTCACGGATTTAATGTTGTCTATGAATAAACTTAGTGGGAGTATACCACCGGAGTTAGGAAGCCTTGTGAATCTTCGGACACTGAATCTTGCTCATAATGACTTAGAAGGTCCTTTGCCTTTTCAGCTCGCAAACTGTACCAAAATGGACAAGTTTGATGTGGGATTTAATTTCCTGAATGGTTCATTGCCGTCGAGTTTGCAGAAGTGGACAAAGCTAAACACACTAGTTTTGAATGAGAATCGTTTTAGTGGCGGAATTCCAGAGTTCTTGTCGGCTTTTAAAGATCTTTCGGAACTACAGCTTGGGGGCAATATGTTTGGAGGGAAAATTCCTAACTCGGTTGGGACATTGCAGAATTTGATCTACGGGTTGAATCTAAGTTCTAATGGGCTGATAGGAGACATACCTGTGGAAATTGGAAAGCTGAAAAGTTTACTAATGATGGATCTTTCTCGTAACAATTTGACAGGAAGCATACAAGTTCTTGATGACCTCCCTTCATTAGTCGAAATCAGTATTTCGAACAATTCTTTTCAGGGTCCCGTACCGAAAATGCTAATGAAGCGGTTTAATTATCGCTTGTCATCATTTTCGGGGAATCCCGGGCTATGTATCAGTTGTTCACCATCCAGTGGCTTTGTTTGCAACGAAAGCAGCTACGTAAAACCAtgtgacaacaacaacaaacctATGAGTAACAAAGGCCTCAGTAAAGTTGCAATTGTGATGATAGCGATAGGATCCTCAATATTTGTTGTTTTGCTGTTGATGGGATTAGTTTATATCTTTGGCAGAAAATCTAAGCAGCAAGTCCATATCACCGATAATGGAGGTCCCTCGTCCCTTCTTAACAAAGTCATGGAGGCTACATCGAATCTAAGTGATCGGTATATTATTGGTAGAGGAGCCCATGGAGTTGTCTATAAAGCCCTTGTAAACCAAGACAAAGCTTTTGCTGTAAAGAAGCTAGCATTTGCTGCCAGCAAAGGTAAGAACTTGAGCATGGTTAGAGAAATTCAAACCCTCGGACAAATCAAGCATCGTAATCTTGTCAAATTGGAAAACTTTTGGTTGAGACATGATTATGGTCTAATTCTGTATAGCTACATGCCAAATGGAAGCCTTTATGATGTCTTGCATGAAAAGAAGCCAGCACCGTCTTTAGAGTGGAATGTTCGGTATAAGATAGCTATTGGAATTGCTCATGGGTTGACTTACCTCCATTATGACTGCGATCCTCCCATTGTGCACCGAGATATCAAACCAAGCAACATACTTCTAGACTCTGATATGGTGCCTCACATTGCAGACTTCGGTATTGCCAAACTTTTGGACCAGTCCTCTACATCAAATCCTTCATCATCCGTGCCTGGCACAATTGGTTATATTGCACCAG AGAACGCTTATACAACGGTAAGTAGTAGGGAGTGTGATGTATACAGCTATGGAGTAGTTTTGCTTGAGCTGATAACGAGAAAGAAGGTAGTAGATTCATCGTTTCCGGAGGGTACTGATTTAGTGGGTTGGGTTAGATTGTTGTGGAGTGAAACAGGAGAAATTAATCAAATTGTTGATTCAAGCCTTGCAAATGAGTGTCTAGATACCAATATAATGGAAAATGTTGCAGAAGTGCTTATGGTGGCTTTGAGATGTGTTGAGAATGATCCACATAAGAGGCCCAAAATGACAGATGTTACTAAGCAGTTATCAGATTCAAATCCACAGAAAAAAAAGGTAAGAAGGGCTAGTTTTGTAAAAGATTTCTAA